A genomic segment from Anaeromyxobacter sp. encodes:
- a CDS encoding protein-glutamate O-methyltransferase CheR: protein MTEEEFRLLRDLIHAHCGIWFRDDLRYLLERRLAPRLQIHGLPSYLDYHRFVRFDPRGLGELDEATDLLTTNETYFHREPMQLRAFTRQILPELARERARERSLRVLSAGCATGEEAYTIAILLRASGLFEGWELEVVGADISRRCLAVARAGAYGEHAFRSPEGKAMRRWFHLRSGKWVVDEAVRRTVRFTAANLLDDRGLAGVGRVDVAFCRNVMIYFEVGARRRTLKRLHERLRPGGWLLLGHSESLLNVSADFELVHLDDDLVYRRPQAAGEVGP from the coding sequence ATGACCGAGGAGGAGTTCCGCCTCCTGCGCGACCTCATCCACGCGCACTGCGGCATCTGGTTCCGCGACGACCTGCGGTACCTGCTGGAGCGGCGGCTGGCGCCCCGGCTGCAGATCCACGGCCTGCCCAGCTACCTGGACTACCACCGCTTCGTGCGCTTCGACCCCCGCGGCCTGGGCGAGCTCGACGAGGCCACCGACCTGCTCACCACCAACGAGACCTACTTCCACCGCGAGCCCATGCAGCTGCGGGCCTTCACGCGCCAGATCCTGCCGGAGCTGGCGCGGGAGCGCGCCCGCGAGCGGAGCCTGCGCGTCCTCTCGGCCGGCTGCGCCACCGGCGAGGAGGCCTACACCATCGCCATCCTGCTGCGGGCCTCGGGCCTCTTCGAGGGCTGGGAGCTGGAGGTGGTGGGCGCGGACATCTCGCGGCGCTGCCTGGCCGTGGCGCGCGCCGGAGCCTACGGCGAGCACGCCTTCCGCAGCCCGGAGGGCAAGGCCATGCGGCGCTGGTTCCACCTGCGCAGCGGCAAGTGGGTGGTGGACGAGGCGGTCCGCCGCACCGTCCGCTTCACCGCCGCCAACCTGCTGGACGACCGGGGCCTGGCCGGGGTGGGGCGGGTGGACGTGGCCTTCTGCCGGAACGTCATGATCTACTTCGAGGTGGGCGCGCGGCGCCGCACCCTCAAGCGGCTGCACGAGCGGCTCCGCCCGGGGGGCTGGCTGCTGCTGGGCCACTCGGAGTCGCTGCTCAACGTCTCGGCCGACTTCGAGCTGGTCCACCTCGACGACGACCTGGTCTACCGCCGCCCCCAGGCGGCCGGCGAGGTGGGCCCGTGA